Proteins encoded in a region of the Acidobacteriota bacterium genome:
- a CDS encoding ABC-ATPase domain-containing protein codes for MRTEQDLTRILRRIDRRGYKAYKDIEGVYSFGRYRLFIDHAQGDPFATPSRIRVRVPAEVAGFPPDTYRSKSRKVGLSDFLTRIFRGNIKRYSKGIRGSGNSGLIEIDAPGQEVLERTSIIVDPAFIEARFAMGLPARGRTIAARDAEDMFFRELPRIIEESLIFSRLDRDRLYRHIETVEDADFIRGKLDELGLVAFLANDSLLPRASGVDESPMRGENVVLFRSPASLEVTIETPNKGKVSGMGIPKGVTLIVGGGYHGKSTLLRAIELGVYNHIPGDGRELVIANPKAVKIRAEDGRRVEKVDISPFINNLPFGKDTTAFSTDDASGSTSQAANIIEALEVGAELLLIDEDTSATNFMIRDHRMQELVAKDKEPITPFIDKVKLLYRDCGVSTVLVLGGSGDYFDVADYVIKMEDYLPHDVTVEAHRIAEKYKAERKMEGGDHFGKPRLGRIPLPGSLDARRGKREVKLSVKGKHTIIFGRQTIDLSAVEQIVDVSQTRAIADAIIYARNRYMDGRRTLREVVDLLERDIEAKGLDVINPLPLGIYARPRRFEIAAAINRLRGLTIIANR; via the coding sequence ATGCGCACTGAGCAAGACCTCACCCGGATCTTAAGGAGGATAGATAGAAGGGGATATAAGGCTTACAAGGATATCGAAGGGGTTTACTCCTTTGGCAGATATCGCCTCTTCATCGATCATGCCCAGGGAGACCCATTCGCCACCCCTTCCCGGATTCGGGTTCGGGTTCCCGCCGAAGTAGCGGGTTTCCCCCCTGATACCTATCGTAGTAAAAGCCGTAAGGTGGGACTTTCCGACTTTCTCACCCGTATCTTTCGTGGGAACATCAAGAGATATAGCAAGGGCATCCGTGGTTCAGGAAATAGCGGTTTAATCGAGATCGATGCTCCAGGCCAGGAGGTGCTTGAGCGGACATCGATCATCGTTGATCCAGCTTTCATCGAAGCCCGTTTTGCTATGGGGCTTCCCGCGAGAGGGCGCACGATAGCGGCGAGGGATGCCGAGGATATGTTCTTCCGGGAGCTCCCCCGGATCATTGAGGAGAGTTTGATCTTTTCCCGCCTCGATAGGGATCGTCTCTACCGCCACATAGAGACGGTGGAGGATGCTGATTTCATCAGGGGAAAACTTGATGAGCTCGGTCTGGTTGCTTTTTTAGCCAATGACAGTCTCCTCCCCAGGGCATCCGGGGTTGATGAGTCGCCGATGCGGGGGGAGAATGTAGTCTTGTTCCGCTCTCCAGCTTCTCTCGAGGTAACCATTGAGACGCCGAATAAAGGCAAGGTCTCCGGGATGGGTATCCCCAAAGGGGTTACCCTCATCGTTGGCGGTGGATATCATGGGAAGTCAACCCTTCTCAGGGCGATAGAATTAGGGGTATATAACCACATTCCCGGAGACGGAAGGGAATTGGTGATCGCTAACCCCAAAGCAGTGAAGATAAGGGCGGAGGATGGACGGAGGGTGGAGAAGGTGGATATCAGTCCTTTCATAAACAACCTCCCCTTTGGTAAGGATACTACCGCGTTTTCCACCGATGATGCCAGCGGAAGCACCTCCCAGGCGGCGAATATCATCGAGGCGCTCGAGGTAGGGGCGGAGCTTCTTTTGATAGACGAGGACACCTCAGCGACCAATTTTATGATCCGCGACCATCGGATGCAGGAGCTGGTGGCGAAGGATAAGGAGCCGATCACCCCGTTCATCGATAAGGTGAAGCTACTTTACCGCGATTGTGGTGTCTCTACCGTCCTCGTATTGGGGGGGTCAGGCGATTACTTCGATGTAGCCGACTATGTGATCAAGATGGAGGATTACCTTCCTCACGATGTCACTGTTGAGGCGCATCGAATAGCGGAGAAGTATAAGGCGGAGCGAAAGATGGAAGGAGGGGATCACTTTGGGAAGCCTCGCCTTGGACGGATACCCCTTCCCGGGAGCCTGGACGCAAGAAGGGGGAAGAGGGAGGTTAAGCTATCGGTCAAGGGGAAGCACACCATAATCTTTGGAAGGCAAACTATCGATCTCTCGGCGGTAGAGCAGATCGTAGATGTAAGCCAGACAAGGGCGATAGCGGACGCCATCATCTACGCCAGGAATCGCTATATGGATGGCAGGAGGACCCTGCGCGAGGTGGTTGATCTATTGGAAAGGGATATAGAGGCAAAAGGGCTTGATGTGATAAACCCTCTTCCCTTGGGTATCTATGCTCGCCCAAGGAGGTTTGAGATAGCGGCGGCGATAAACCGTCTTCGCGGGCTTACCATAATCGCTAACCGGTGA
- a CDS encoding HD domain-containing protein, translating to MDKPKVLIVDDEKGVLSALRRTLRKEDIEIVEATSAEEGLDLLSRDEVALVLSDHRMPGMKGADFLKMVRERYPDVVRMMLTGDPDIGVAEEAVNKGEIYKFITKPWNDGDLRATVRLGLSYYEMVKENKRLTELTKKQNLELMKLTRELEQKVAERTRALREALDKLNRNYFQTMLALAEAIELKDPYTRGHSERVSVFAVELAKKIGLSPREQEQLRIAGILHDIGKVAIDSSILVKPAKLTPEEYEIMKKHPEMSVKIIEPIEFFKDVRPIILHHHERYDGTGYPDGLSGNDIPLGARILAVADTVEAMTSDRAYRKARSIDEVIAELERCSGTQFDPSLASAFIDILKEKGLPDIRKRRKKKPAP from the coding sequence GTGGATAAACCCAAGGTACTCATTGTGGATGATGAAAAAGGTGTTCTCAGCGCCTTAAGGCGGACGCTGAGGAAGGAGGATATCGAGATTGTTGAAGCGACTTCTGCCGAAGAGGGATTGGATCTTCTTTCGCGCGATGAGGTGGCTTTGGTTCTCTCTGACCATCGAATGCCGGGAATGAAGGGAGCTGATTTTTTGAAGATGGTCCGTGAGCGTTATCCCGATGTTGTTAGAATGATGCTGACCGGTGATCCCGATATCGGGGTTGCGGAAGAGGCGGTGAATAAAGGGGAGATATACAAGTTCATCACCAAGCCTTGGAACGATGGGGACCTTCGAGCAACAGTGAGATTGGGTCTTTCCTATTACGAAATGGTAAAGGAGAATAAGAGGCTTACCGAGCTCACCAAAAAGCAGAATTTGGAATTGATGAAGCTTACCAGAGAACTTGAGCAAAAAGTCGCTGAGCGGACAAGAGCGCTCCGTGAGGCGCTCGACAAGCTGAATCGTAATTACTTCCAGACGATGCTTGCCCTTGCTGAGGCGATCGAGCTCAAGGACCCTTATACCAGAGGTCATTCTGAACGGGTCTCTGTCTTTGCGGTAGAGCTGGCGAAGAAGATAGGACTTTCGCCGAGGGAGCAGGAACAATTGAGGATAGCGGGCATCCTTCATGATATCGGTAAGGTAGCTATCGATAGCTCCATCCTTGTAAAGCCGGCAAAGCTCACCCCTGAGGAGTATGAGATAATGAAGAAACATCCGGAGATGAGCGTGAAGATAATCGAGCCGATAGAGTTTTTCAAGGATGTTCGTCCCATCATCCTTCATCATCATGAGAGATATGATGGCACGGGATATCCTGATGGTCTTTCGGGAAATGATATACCGTTGGGGGCACGCATCTTGGCGGTGGCGGACACGGTGGAAGCGATGACCTCCGACCGTGCTTACCGCAAGGCACGGAGCATCGACGAGGTGATAGCGGAGCTCGAAAGGTGCTCCGGTACTCAATTTGATCCCAGCCTGGCTTCTGCCTTTATTGATATCTTAAAAGAAAAGGGGCTCCCTGACATTAGAAAGAGGCGGAAGAAAAAACCGGCACCGTAA
- a CDS encoding cation transporter has translation MDKRLAEIKRLLILVFLLNLGVSLAKLIYGFRNDILSVAADGFHSLLDASSNVIGLIGVTLAAKPPDSTHPYGHRKFKVFSNQVM, from the coding sequence GTGGATAAGAGGTTAGCCGAGATAAAAAGATTACTTATTCTGGTCTTCCTTCTCAACCTGGGTGTTTCTCTGGCTAAGCTCATCTACGGGTTCAGGAACGACATCTTGAGTGTGGCTGCTGATGGTTTTCATTCTCTACTCGATGCCTCTTCCAATGTGATCGGGCTCATCGGGGTGACCTTGGCAGCTAAGCCTCCTGATAGCACCCATCCCTATGGACACAGGAAGTTTAAAGTTTTCTCCAATCAAGTTATGTGA
- a CDS encoding 1-acyl-sn-glycerol-3-phosphate acyltransferase, protein MICSIIKWAIGITLTVIGAIIFFITYPFTRKSIFPHKVAKLWARSLILVSGSRVTLEGKENLKGITGPRVVFANHQSFFDIYILIAYLPGRVIFLSKKSIFKIPILGLIMKLLGDVPINRTDVKSALHSMDEAAKKVKDGYLLVVFPEGTRSLDGQVQPFKSGVARIPYKAGAKIIPVAISGTGDIQKKGSMRVKGSKVKVSILPPLPPPGRLKREQLATLEEIRKRIISSLRGGS, encoded by the coding sequence ATGATTTGTTCAATCATCAAGTGGGCTATTGGGATAACTCTTACTGTAATAGGAGCTATCATCTTCTTCATTACCTATCCTTTCACCAGAAAAAGCATCTTTCCCCATAAGGTGGCTAAACTATGGGCACGCTCCCTCATCCTCGTAAGCGGAAGCAGAGTAACCCTCGAGGGGAAAGAAAACCTAAAAGGCATCACTGGTCCCCGGGTAGTATTCGCAAACCACCAGAGCTTCTTCGATATCTATATCCTGATAGCCTATCTTCCGGGAAGGGTCATCTTCCTCTCTAAAAAATCCATCTTCAAAATACCGATCCTTGGATTGATAATGAAACTACTTGGTGATGTTCCGATAAACAGAACCGATGTTAAATCCGCCCTCCATAGTATGGATGAGGCGGCAAAGAAGGTGAAGGACGGTTATCTCCTCGTCGTCTTCCCCGAAGGGACACGAAGCCTCGATGGACAGGTTCAGCCGTTCAAAAGTGGGGTGGCGAGAATACCCTACAAGGCGGGAGCGAAGATAATCCCTGTAGCCATCTCGGGAACGGGCGACATCCAGAAAAAGGGAAGTATGAGAGTGAAAGGGTCTAAAGTAAAGGTCTCGATACTCCCTCCTCTTCCTCCGCCGGGAAGATTAAAAAGGGAACAATTAGCCACTTTGGAAGAAATAAGGAAAAGGATCATCTCCTCGCTTCGGGGAGGGAGTTGA
- a CDS encoding PAS domain S-box protein produces MRGKDFEEFFTQFLIFERQLSSLSSEEEVGRLAAEFISKVFGFSLCCLSLLPPEGEEVKFYVSLQKKGVSVELVSSLLSFVEKWLKIEGAFFKEGELKRLQVAELPPSCGEFLSSVGITSLLVTPLSTFHKNLGALFFGLSRGYKVTSRRRVLFKSIAVYLALVIDSLRQEKEMAEYLAEVEKKVEERTKEFLLSEERYRNLVEHSLDGIYIIQDNRFLYVNEEFCRIFGFSSPSEAIGRDYRELVAEESLRKVEEVATRKQRGERVLPRYTFWAKRKDGSKFIAELSSVPVMYQGRLAIQGSIRDVTEREKLLSVLRESEMRYRSLFENAKDLVYLMDRDGRFIDGNKAAEEISGYRREEMIGKPFLPLVFPEDREKARSEFKKTISGEKHTYSIRIIRKDGEVRTLEISASPLVVEGKIIGSQGIARDVTEREKLLAELKREKTFNERLIETANALIVGLDLEGKIVLFNRKCEELTGYNRDEVIGKKWFDIFLPERWRTRVYEVFSWLKLVALPPTFKNPIVTRKGEERLISWHNAVIKDEGGRQRMILSIGEDVTEQEELERKLREVNERLTSLLDNTPEAVVITDTEGIIQYVNPAAEELYEYGRGELVGKHFSILLPKEKLERAIQLFKKVISGEPLKNIETERITKSGKIRNVILTSSPIRDHKGKIVGVAGISKDITEKKMLEEKLRESEERYRTLFEYSGTAVSVIEPDGTYYLVNKRFEELSGRRKEDIEGKLKFYDIHPPEERERLRKRFKARLRGEKVSPEIELRVVRPSGEVREVRAYGSFIPGTKRLLASLIDITERKRLEERLKQAEKMASLGELSASLVHEINNPLSFVLSNFNSLEEYVSELGELFSKIKELRDNLDKKEKVLLLSSELVRSFKKKNISFIVEDLPKVVSESKEGLSRISQVVRELRNFAAPTRESPQMFSVNECIDIALKFVWHQIEHKAKVVKDYGELPQIKGYPRELSQVFMNLLVNSAQAIEKKGVITIITRKEGEEIIVKVKDTGKGIPREHIPRIFEPFFTTKKGKIGTGLGLSIAYRIVEHHKGRIEVESEVGKGTTFTIYLPIKRGKKGG; encoded by the coding sequence TTGAGGGGGAAGGATTTCGAGGAGTTTTTTACCCAGTTTTTAATTTTTGAGAGGCAGTTATCCAGTTTATCCTCTGAGGAAGAGGTAGGGAGGTTAGCAGCTGAGTTTATTTCGAAGGTATTTGGATTTTCACTATGTTGCTTATCGCTTCTTCCCCCAGAGGGGGAAGAAGTAAAATTTTATGTTTCCCTTCAGAAAAAGGGAGTAAGCGTAGAGTTAGTTTCCTCACTACTTTCCTTTGTCGAGAAATGGTTAAAAATAGAAGGCGCCTTTTTTAAAGAAGGCGAACTTAAAAGATTGCAGGTTGCTGAACTTCCTCCTTCTTGTGGTGAATTCTTATCCTCTGTTGGGATAACTTCCTTACTGGTTACTCCTCTCAGCACCTTCCATAAGAATTTGGGGGCTTTATTCTTTGGTCTTTCCCGTGGCTACAAGGTTACTTCGAGGAGAAGGGTCCTTTTCAAGTCCATCGCTGTTTATTTGGCGTTGGTGATCGATAGTTTGCGTCAGGAGAAGGAAATGGCTGAGTATCTTGCTGAAGTTGAAAAAAAGGTGGAGGAGCGCACCAAGGAATTTCTCCTCTCTGAGGAAAGATATCGCAACTTGGTAGAACACTCCCTGGATGGTATCTACATCATTCAAGATAATCGATTTCTCTATGTGAATGAGGAGTTCTGTCGCATCTTCGGCTTTTCCTCGCCTTCCGAGGCTATAGGTCGTGATTACCGAGAACTGGTAGCAGAGGAGAGTCTTAGGAAGGTGGAGGAGGTAGCAACGAGGAAACAACGAGGGGAGCGAGTTCTGCCGAGGTACACTTTTTGGGCGAAGCGGAAGGATGGAAGTAAGTTCATCGCTGAACTTTCCTCAGTGCCGGTGATGTATCAGGGGCGATTGGCGATACAGGGTTCGATCCGTGATGTGACTGAGAGGGAAAAACTGCTTTCCGTCTTAAGGGAATCGGAGATGCGTTATCGCTCTCTCTTTGAGAACGCTAAGGATTTGGTTTACCTGATGGATAGGGACGGGAGGTTTATCGACGGCAATAAGGCGGCGGAGGAGATCTCCGGTTATCGTCGCGAGGAGATGATTGGAAAACCGTTCCTGCCGTTGGTTTTTCCAGAAGATAGAGAGAAAGCCCGTTCCGAATTCAAGAAGACCATCAGTGGGGAAAAACATACCTATTCAATCAGGATAATAAGAAAGGACGGAGAGGTAAGGACACTTGAGATAAGCGCTTCCCCTCTGGTGGTGGAGGGGAAGATAATTGGTAGTCAGGGGATTGCCCGTGATGTAACGGAAAGGGAGAAGCTCCTTGCTGAGCTGAAGAGAGAGAAGACATTTAATGAACGGCTCATTGAGACAGCCAATGCTCTGATTGTTGGGCTCGATCTTGAGGGAAAGATTGTCCTCTTCAATCGGAAGTGTGAGGAGTTAACCGGGTACAATCGAGATGAGGTTATTGGTAAGAAGTGGTTCGATATCTTTCTCCCTGAACGATGGCGAACCCGGGTTTACGAGGTGTTCTCCTGGCTTAAGTTGGTGGCTCTTCCCCCGACATTCAAGAACCCGATTGTAACCAGGAAAGGAGAGGAACGGTTAATCTCTTGGCATAACGCGGTAATAAAGGATGAGGGGGGAAGGCAGAGGATGATTCTCTCTATTGGCGAGGATGTTACTGAACAGGAGGAGCTTGAGCGAAAGCTAAGGGAGGTAAACGAGCGATTAACCAGCCTGCTTGATAATACTCCAGAGGCGGTAGTGATAACCGATACCGAGGGGATTATCCAATATGTAAATCCAGCAGCAGAGGAGCTTTATGAATATGGTAGAGGAGAACTGGTGGGTAAGCATTTTTCTATATTGCTTCCCAAAGAGAAGTTAGAGAGAGCAATCCAGCTGTTCAAGAAGGTAATCTCAGGAGAGCCTTTGAAAAATATTGAGACAGAGAGGATTACTAAATCTGGGAAAATAAGGAATGTCATCCTGACCTCTTCTCCGATTAGGGATCACAAGGGGAAGATAGTGGGAGTAGCAGGTATTAGTAAGGATATCACCGAGAAGAAGATGCTCGAGGAGAAACTACGGGAGTCGGAGGAACGGTATCGTACCCTATTCGAGTATTCCGGTACCGCGGTCTCGGTAATTGAACCAGACGGGACCTATTATTTAGTTAATAAGAGGTTTGAGGAGCTTAGTGGAAGGAGAAAGGAAGATATTGAAGGGAAATTGAAGTTCTACGACATCCATCCTCCAGAAGAGAGAGAGAGGTTGAGAAAGAGATTTAAGGCAAGGTTGAGAGGGGAGAAGGTTTCCCCGGAGATCGAATTAAGGGTAGTTCGCCCGAGTGGTGAGGTAAGAGAAGTGAGAGCTTATGGTAGTTTTATCCCGGGGACAAAAAGGCTCCTTGCCTCTCTTATCGATATAACTGAGAGAAAGAGGCTCGAGGAGAGATTAAAGCAGGCGGAGAAAATGGCGTCGCTGGGGGAGCTTTCCGCCAGCCTCGTCCATGAGATAAATAACCCTTTAAGTTTCGTCTTGAGCAATTTCAATAGCTTAGAGGAATATGTCTCCGAACTTGGGGAGCTTTTCTCGAAAATAAAGGAACTTCGGGATAACCTTGATAAGAAGGAAAAGGTTCTCCTTCTTTCTTCCGAGCTCGTTCGTTCCTTCAAAAAGAAGAACATATCTTTTATCGTGGAAGACCTCCCCAAAGTAGTCTCCGAATCGAAAGAGGGTCTTTCTCGCATCAGTCAAGTAGTGCGGGAATTGAGGAACTTTGCCGCCCCGACCAGGGAATCTCCTCAGATGTTTTCTGTCAACGAATGTATCGACATTGCTTTAAAATTCGTTTGGCATCAGATTGAACATAAGGCAAAGGTGGTGAAGGATTATGGAGAGCTTCCTCAAATAAAAGGTTACCCAAGGGAGTTATCCCAGGTGTTTATGAACCTCCTGGTGAATTCAGCTCAAGCTATTGAAAAGAAAGGTGTTATAACGATTATTACCAGAAAAGAGGGGGAGGAGATAATAGTGAAAGTCAAGGACACGGGGAAAGGGATACCGCGCGAACATATTCCCCGGATCTTCGAGCCCTTCTTTACCACCAAAAAAGGTAAGATTGGCACCGGCCTTGGTTTGAGCATCGCTTATCGCATTGTGGAACACCATAAAGGGAGGATAGAGGTAGAGAGTGAGGTAGGTAAGGGGACTACCTTCACTATATATCTTCCCATTAAGAGAGGTAAGAAAGGTGGATAA